A window from Luteolibacter flavescens encodes these proteins:
- a CDS encoding NUDIX domain-containing protein, producing MFRNLIFDWSGTLVDDLPPVLEATNHVLGIYGKEALDREGFRLRFRLPYAEFYEEMIPGVPLGELEVHFRQAFSASTAAVTILPHAREKLEWCRDHGVRCFVLTSMDGDAFHAQLADLGLTDFFEATYSGVLDKRERILGILERHRLAPEESAFVGDMTHDIDTARHGNLTSIAVLTGYTHAGPLSEARPDLTVPDLAVLRRLLERPGWKPRPIATVGALLHDGAGKLLMVRTHKWGHRWGIPGGKIRRGESSLDALRRETREETGLEITDPRFVVVQDCIDSDEFQRREHFLLLNYVARTLPGEVVLNDEAQEYRWVTPAAALGLDLNRPTRTLLVEALNQGLIEHPV from the coding sequence ATGTTTCGCAATCTCATCTTCGATTGGTCAGGCACGCTGGTGGACGATCTGCCGCCGGTGCTGGAGGCGACGAATCACGTGCTCGGCATCTACGGGAAGGAAGCGCTGGATCGCGAGGGCTTCCGGCTGCGCTTCCGCCTGCCGTATGCGGAGTTTTATGAAGAGATGATCCCCGGCGTGCCGCTGGGAGAGCTGGAGGTGCATTTCCGCCAGGCATTCTCGGCGTCCACCGCGGCGGTCACCATCCTGCCCCATGCGCGGGAGAAGCTGGAGTGGTGCCGGGATCACGGCGTCCGCTGCTTTGTCCTCACCAGCATGGATGGCGATGCCTTCCACGCGCAGCTCGCGGATCTGGGGCTCACGGATTTCTTCGAGGCCACCTACTCCGGCGTGCTGGACAAGCGCGAGCGCATCCTGGGCATCCTGGAAAGACACCGCCTTGCCCCGGAGGAGAGCGCCTTCGTCGGCGACATGACCCACGACATCGACACCGCGCGTCACGGGAATCTCACGTCCATCGCCGTGCTCACCGGCTACACCCACGCCGGCCCGCTCTCCGAGGCGCGACCGGACCTGACCGTGCCGGACCTGGCCGTGCTACGTCGCCTGCTGGAGCGTCCCGGCTGGAAGCCCCGGCCCATCGCCACGGTCGGCGCGCTGCTGCACGATGGCGCGGGGAAGCTGCTCATGGTCCGCACCCACAAGTGGGGCCACCGCTGGGGCATCCCCGGTGGGAAGATCCGCCGCGGCGAAAGCTCGCTCGATGCGCTGCGCCGGGAGACCCGCGAGGAAACCGGGCTCGAGATCACCGACCCGCGCTTCGTGGTCGTGCAGGACTGCATCGACTCGGATGAATTCCAGCGCCGCGAGCATTTCCTGCTGCTGAACTACGTGGCCCGCACCCTGCCCGGGGAAGTCGTCCTCAATGACGAGGCGCAGGAATACCGCTGGGTCACACCCGCCGCGGCTCTCGGGCTCGATCTGAATCGCCCGACCCGCACGCTGCTGGTGGAGGCGCTGAATCAAGGGCTGATCGAGCATCCGGTGTAG
- a CDS encoding DUF721 domain-containing protein, translating to MAKESRLEAIRRAVLRDWRGGEDPEHLDKRLHLPKEFLASILKQAGATEGIDEERLREMWKEVAGDFVARHATPVSLKAGCLTLHVLQPAMRFHLEQTRGVLLKKVQEAIGANLVKIIRFQVG from the coding sequence ATGGCGAAGGAATCCCGGCTCGAGGCGATCCGTCGCGCCGTGCTCCGGGATTGGCGGGGCGGCGAGGATCCGGAGCATCTGGACAAGCGGCTCCACCTGCCAAAAGAATTCCTCGCCTCCATCCTGAAGCAGGCCGGAGCCACCGAGGGCATCGATGAGGAGCGCCTGCGCGAGATGTGGAAGGAGGTCGCGGGCGATTTCGTCGCCCGCCACGCCACCCCCGTGTCGCTGAAGGCAGGCTGCCTCACGCTCCACGTGCTCCAGCCCGCCATGCGCTTCCATCTGGAGCAGACGCGCGGCGTGCTCTTGAAAAAGGTCCAGGAGGCGATCGGCGCGAATCTCGTGAAGATCATCCGCTTCCAGGTCGGCTGA
- a CDS encoding tetratricopeptide repeat-containing sulfotransferase family protein, which translates to MVNDGGAGAALARGDVEGALAIWQRVTARRDATPGELLGHATLLFRLYRAEDSHDLLERLLVHPAAGVEEWLVVARLWFERGRFDRCARFSGRALAAVPDSPDIGAMHAAALERSGDKEGAREVIGAFLVRHPEHARLVRLLAHIERGDGDFEKARARLEDQLRRFSGGEDWRLRYELAAVLDRLGEHAGAMRELEMAKAELEPQSQRYRSQWRSMTERQWAVTQSLTRERLARWADAGSVAQAGDEREICLMGGFPRSGTTLLEKVISTHAGCIGTDESGVLATQFRDPLVFGAGSAKEVVTELDAFHADDLAAGREEYFRCTADLLGEDPGGRLLIEKEPLLTADLAVPLRLFPDARVLMPLRDPRDVVVSYFFTMVPASRDSVAAATLEETCRYYAEVMRHWLLLRERLDAGRWQWMESRYEDLIAAAEVQTRRLAGFLGLEWEEGMMAHHRRAGRAVGTPTYDDVSKPLYTRSLARWRNYERWLEPHLGMLEKHCAALGYEA; encoded by the coding sequence ATGGTGAATGATGGCGGTGCAGGCGCTGCGCTGGCGCGTGGCGATGTGGAGGGCGCGCTGGCCATCTGGCAGCGGGTGACGGCGCGGCGTGATGCCACGCCGGGCGAGCTGCTGGGCCATGCGACCTTGCTCTTCCGGCTCTATCGCGCGGAGGATTCGCATGATTTGTTAGAGAGGCTGCTAGTGCATCCCGCGGCAGGGGTGGAGGAGTGGCTGGTGGTGGCGAGGCTGTGGTTCGAGCGCGGGAGGTTTGACCGGTGCGCGAGGTTTTCCGGCCGTGCGCTGGCCGCAGTGCCTGATTCGCCGGACATCGGCGCGATGCATGCGGCGGCGCTCGAGCGGAGCGGGGACAAGGAGGGCGCGCGGGAGGTGATCGGTGCATTCCTCGTCCGGCATCCGGAGCATGCGAGGCTGGTGCGGCTGCTGGCGCACATCGAGCGCGGTGACGGGGACTTCGAGAAAGCGCGCGCCCGGCTGGAGGACCAGCTCCGGAGATTTTCCGGCGGGGAAGATTGGCGGCTGCGATATGAGCTCGCGGCGGTGTTGGACCGGCTGGGCGAGCATGCGGGCGCAATGCGCGAGCTCGAGATGGCGAAGGCGGAGCTGGAGCCGCAGTCGCAGCGCTACCGGTCGCAGTGGCGCTCGATGACGGAGCGCCAGTGGGCGGTGACGCAGTCGCTGACGAGGGAGCGGCTGGCGCGATGGGCGGATGCGGGCAGCGTGGCGCAGGCAGGAGATGAGCGGGAGATCTGCCTGATGGGTGGTTTTCCGCGATCCGGCACGACGCTGCTGGAGAAGGTGATTTCCACACACGCGGGATGCATCGGCACGGATGAGTCCGGTGTTCTGGCGACGCAGTTCCGCGATCCGCTGGTCTTCGGTGCGGGCTCCGCGAAGGAAGTGGTGACGGAGCTGGATGCATTCCATGCGGATGATCTGGCGGCAGGGCGGGAAGAGTATTTCCGCTGCACGGCGGACCTTCTGGGCGAAGATCCCGGAGGGCGGCTGTTGATCGAAAAGGAACCGCTGCTGACGGCAGATCTGGCGGTGCCGTTGCGGCTCTTCCCGGACGCGCGGGTGCTGATGCCGCTGCGAGATCCGCGGGATGTGGTGGTGAGCTATTTCTTCACGATGGTGCCAGCGTCGCGGGACAGCGTGGCGGCGGCGACTCTGGAGGAGACGTGCCGGTATTATGCGGAGGTAATGCGGCACTGGCTACTGCTGCGGGAGCGGCTGGATGCCGGGCGCTGGCAGTGGATGGAGAGCCGGTATGAGGATCTCATCGCCGCGGCGGAAGTGCAGACGCGGCGGCTTGCCGGCTTCCTCGGGCTGGAGTGGGAGGAGGGAATGATGGCTCATCACCGGCGGGCTGGCCGGGCGGTGGGGACACCTACTTACGATGATGTCTCGAAGCCGCTCTACACGCGATCCCTCGCGCGATGGAGGAACTACGAGCGCTGGCTGGAGCCGCACCTCGGGATGCTGGAGAAGCATTGCGCGGCGCTGGGATACGAGGCGTAA
- a CDS encoding thioredoxin family protein yields MSWLSGCDRPESAIQQGRMQEERVPRPPLEPPEFWLPLDRTLADHVAAHPGRPILVTVGAKWSSTSTMSWRILFSDDATEVLRSSGFVCLTGDITEDDKVGRKVIESLGRVSVPVVALYDPLEGEWEMKPDVFTAADVREWVSSYHEKTAARGELRGGSVGGR; encoded by the coding sequence ATGTCCTGGCTTTCCGGCTGTGACAGACCGGAGAGCGCTATCCAGCAGGGCCGGATGCAGGAAGAGCGTGTTCCAAGGCCCCCACTGGAGCCTCCGGAATTCTGGCTTCCACTGGACCGCACGCTGGCGGATCACGTGGCGGCACATCCCGGTCGGCCGATCTTGGTGACCGTGGGCGCGAAGTGGTCGTCGACGTCCACCATGTCGTGGAGGATCTTGTTTTCAGATGACGCCACGGAGGTGCTCCGGTCATCCGGCTTCGTCTGCCTGACAGGTGACATCACAGAGGACGACAAGGTCGGGCGCAAGGTGATCGAATCACTCGGGCGGGTTTCGGTACCGGTGGTAGCCCTCTACGATCCACTGGAGGGCGAGTGGGAGATGAAGCCGGACGTCTTCACCGCAGCCGACGTTAGGGAGTGGGTGAGCAGCTATCATGAGAAGACGGCCGCGCGGGGTGAGCTGCGCGGGGGTAGTGTGGGCGGGAGGTGA
- a CDS encoding nuclear transport factor 2 family protein, with protein sequence MTSAPLDPPVSHIDLLRAAYAAFNSRDIAGAVSLMTEDVAWPRAFKGGFVRGPQEVGAYWRDQWGEIDPTVEPLAFHEETPGRIVVEVRQVVRDLQGTLLADERVGHRFVIEGGLIRGMEVCPLG encoded by the coding sequence ATGACAAGCGCACCCCTGGACCCACCCGTTTCGCACATCGATCTGCTGCGCGCCGCTTATGCGGCTTTCAACTCCCGGGACATCGCGGGAGCGGTGAGCCTGATGACGGAGGACGTGGCGTGGCCGCGGGCCTTCAAGGGCGGCTTCGTGCGCGGGCCGCAAGAGGTGGGGGCATACTGGCGGGATCAGTGGGGGGAGATTGACCCCACGGTGGAGCCGCTGGCATTCCACGAGGAGACGCCGGGGCGGATCGTGGTGGAGGTGCGGCAGGTGGTGCGGGATCTCCAGGGCACGCTGCTGGCGGACGAGCGGGTGGGCCACCGCTTTGTCATCGAGGGCGGGCTGATCCGCGGGATGGAAGTCTGCCCGCTGGGGTGA
- a CDS encoding ferredoxin, with product MADREDKNPENITGKFYVDSQCIDCDLCRETAPNNFTRSDDEGYSYVYKQPENDEERAQSREAMEGCPVEAIGDDGGDD from the coding sequence ATGGCCGACCGCGAAGACAAGAATCCGGAGAACATCACAGGCAAATTCTACGTCGATAGCCAGTGCATCGACTGCGACCTGTGCCGCGAGACCGCGCCGAACAATTTCACCCGGTCCGACGACGAGGGCTACTCGTACGTTTACAAGCAGCCGGAGAACGACGAGGAGCGCGCCCAGAGCCGCGAGGCGATGGAAGGCTGCCCGGTCGAAGCCATCGGCGACGACGGCGGCGACGACTGA